The Terriglobales bacterium genome has a segment encoding these proteins:
- a CDS encoding zinc ribbon domain-containing protein, whose amino-acid sequence MFCNACGKPIPATAATCPECGHAQPLTVIAAPQGSRVARNAKLLGILWIAYSVLHVLAGLAAFIVGNTVIAAVAAREPRMYFLPPLVTAIGIAILAKGAIGAAAGFGILQRAHWARTAALVVAFLSLFNVPFGLALGIYTLWALLAGDGEREWEAYVAGQPAA is encoded by the coding sequence ATGTTCTGCAATGCGTGCGGCAAGCCCATCCCGGCGACCGCGGCGACCTGCCCGGAATGCGGGCATGCGCAGCCCCTGACGGTCATCGCGGCGCCGCAGGGCAGCCGCGTGGCGCGGAACGCCAAGCTGCTCGGCATCCTGTGGATCGCGTATTCGGTGCTCCACGTGCTCGCGGGACTGGCCGCGTTCATCGTGGGCAACACGGTGATCGCGGCGGTCGCGGCGCGCGAGCCGCGCATGTACTTCCTGCCGCCGCTGGTCACCGCGATCGGCATCGCCATCCTGGCGAAGGGCGCGATCGGCGCCGCGGCCGGCTTCGGCATCCTCCAGCGCGCGCATTGGGCGCGCACCGCGGCGCTGGTGGTCGCCTTCCTCTCGCTGTTCAACGTGCCGTTCGGGCTGGCGCTGGGGATCTACACGCTCTGGGCTCTGCTCGCGGGCGACGGAGAGCGCGAGTGGGAAGCCTACGTCGCCGGCCAGCCCGCGGCGTGA
- the tsaA gene encoding tRNA (N6-threonylcarbamoyladenosine(37)-N6)-methyltransferase TrmO: MFTPRPIGYVRSPHQNTEQVPKGLGAKHEAEGVLELLPEFAAGLADIEGFSHLYVLWEFDRAEGYELIAHPPSDDRPHGVFATRSPQRPNPIGLTVVELLRREDARLHVRGLDMLDGTPILDLKPYLSNVPPEKLRRGWLAEAEARQRTSR; encoded by the coding sequence ATGTTCACGCCGCGACCCATCGGATACGTCCGCAGCCCGCACCAGAACACCGAGCAGGTCCCGAAAGGCCTGGGCGCGAAGCATGAAGCCGAGGGCGTGCTCGAACTGCTGCCCGAGTTCGCCGCCGGCCTCGCCGACATCGAGGGCTTCTCGCACCTTTACGTGCTGTGGGAGTTCGACCGCGCGGAAGGCTACGAGCTCATCGCGCACCCGCCGAGCGACGACCGGCCGCACGGCGTGTTCGCGACCCGCTCGCCGCAGCGGCCCAATCCCATCGGGCTGACCGTGGTCGAGCTGCTGCGCCGCGAAGACGCGCGCCTGCACGTCCGCGGCCTCGACATGCTCGACGGCACGCCCATCCTCGACCTCAAGCCGTATCTCTCGAACGTCCCGCCCGAGAAGCTGCGCCGCGGCTGGCTCGCCGAGGCGGAAGCACGACAGCGAACTTCGCGCTAG